In the genome of Deinococcus deserti VCD115, one region contains:
- a CDS encoding aspartate kinase: MAYSLLVMKFGGTNMQDARAIRHSASLAGRSVREGIRVVVVVSAMAGVTNALLKLADAAQAGDIAAANDEIAAMRTRHFTAAQELGASPDSATVREIREMHETLRQAVYGVYLLRELTHRSRDLIVAFGERLSAPLMALALEQSGLRAHHLTGGEAGILTDAHFGNAKPLPGTYERVKDRLSGVLSAGVTPVVAGFMGETDKGATTTLGRGGTDFSATIIGKALGADEVWAWKDVDGVMSADPRVVQDARNIEVLSYGEVMELAYFGAKVLHPLAVTPLQESGIPLRVKSAADPDFPGTLVQADALDDGRHPVKAVTAIRNVSIINVSGAGALGVPDVVASLFAAIARENITLLMVSQSSSMSNVSLAVQSVDAERTLGALRSAVTAELQVEEQAGVAVLAIVGSGMRGQRGVAAGLFSALAQSEINILMISQGSSELNISVALDGTQVEEATRAVHQAFRLGELPAAVH; encoded by the coding sequence ATGGCTTACTCGCTTCTGGTGATGAAATTCGGCGGGACGAATATGCAGGACGCCCGCGCGATCCGGCACAGCGCCTCCCTGGCCGGGCGTAGTGTGCGCGAGGGCATCCGGGTGGTGGTGGTCGTCTCGGCTATGGCGGGCGTCACCAACGCGCTTCTCAAGCTGGCTGACGCCGCGCAGGCTGGGGATATCGCGGCCGCCAACGATGAAATCGCCGCCATGCGCACCCGGCACTTCACGGCTGCCCAGGAACTTGGCGCCTCGCCCGACAGTGCCACTGTCCGCGAGATTCGCGAAATGCACGAAACCCTGCGTCAGGCGGTGTACGGCGTGTACCTGCTGCGTGAGCTGACGCACCGCTCTCGCGACCTGATCGTGGCTTTCGGTGAGCGCCTGTCCGCGCCGCTGATGGCCCTGGCCCTGGAGCAGTCCGGCCTGCGTGCCCATCACCTGACCGGCGGTGAGGCAGGCATTCTGACCGATGCCCACTTTGGCAACGCCAAGCCGCTTCCCGGCACGTACGAGCGCGTCAAGGACCGCCTCAGCGGTGTGCTGAGCGCTGGCGTCACGCCAGTCGTCGCGGGCTTTATGGGCGAGACCGACAAGGGCGCGACCACCACGCTGGGGCGCGGCGGAACCGACTTCAGCGCCACCATCATCGGCAAGGCGCTGGGTGCCGACGAAGTGTGGGCCTGGAAGGACGTCGACGGTGTCATGAGTGCCGACCCGCGTGTCGTGCAGGACGCCCGCAACATCGAGGTCCTCAGCTACGGCGAGGTGATGGAACTGGCGTATTTCGGCGCCAAGGTGCTGCATCCTCTGGCGGTCACGCCGCTGCAGGAAAGCGGGATCCCGCTGCGGGTCAAGAGCGCCGCCGACCCGGACTTCCCGGGGACCCTGGTGCAGGCCGACGCTCTGGATGACGGCCGCCACCCGGTCAAGGCCGTGACGGCCATTCGCAACGTCAGCATCATCAACGTCAGCGGCGCCGGTGCCCTGGGCGTGCCGGACGTCGTAGCGAGCCTGTTCGCCGCGATTGCCCGTGAAAACATCACCCTGCTGATGGTGTCGCAGAGCAGCTCCATGAGCAACGTTTCGCTGGCCGTGCAGAGCGTTGACGCCGAGCGCACCCTGGGTGCCCTGCGCAGTGCAGTCACTGCGGAACTGCAGGTCGAGGAACAGGCAGGCGTGGCCGTGCTGGCCATCGTGGGCAGCGGCATGCGTGGTCAGCGCGGCGTGGCTGCAGGGCTGTTCAGCGCCCTGGCCCAGTCCGAGATCAATATTCTGATGATTTCGCAGGGAAGCAGCGAGCTCAACATCAGCGTGGCGCTGGACGGCACCCAGGTTGAAGAGGCGACCCGCGCCGTACATCAGGCTTTCCGCCTCGGTGAACTGCCAGCCGCCGTTCACTAA
- a CDS encoding phosphatase PAP2 family protein, with amino-acid sequence MFSRVRLELLPFLKRHWKALALLLLGVLTPLVLIADLVKDVFQDGGFAWDQAILDWYRERRTPELTATAQALATVAGVPVLPILTLLAAWLLALQHRRPHGWFLVLSVIGATLLNLAAKAVFSRPRPDLMGAVLEEPGFSFPSGHSMSNAAFSIALTLIFWRTRVRWPVALVALLWALLIGSSRNYLGVHYPTDVLVGFLASTAWVYGLYVLMRPRWPSLTVKESEKADTPQL; translated from the coding sequence ATGTTCTCTCGTGTGCGCCTGGAACTGCTGCCCTTCCTCAAGCGGCACTGGAAGGCGCTGGCACTGCTGCTCTTGGGTGTTCTGACCCCCCTGGTCCTGATTGCCGATCTGGTCAAGGACGTGTTTCAGGATGGGGGCTTCGCCTGGGACCAGGCCATCCTGGACTGGTACCGCGAACGTCGAACCCCGGAATTGACGGCCACTGCACAGGCGCTCGCCACCGTGGCTGGCGTTCCGGTCCTGCCCATTCTGACTCTGCTGGCCGCGTGGTTACTTGCCCTTCAGCACCGCCGGCCCCACGGGTGGTTTCTGGTGCTGAGTGTCATCGGGGCGACGCTGCTGAACCTCGCTGCAAAAGCAGTGTTTTCACGGCCCCGCCCGGACCTGATGGGCGCCGTTCTGGAGGAACCGGGATTCAGCTTTCCCAGCGGGCACAGCATGTCGAATGCGGCCTTCAGCATTGCGCTGACTCTGATCTTCTGGCGAACACGCGTCCGCTGGCCTGTGGCGCTGGTGGCCCTGCTGTGGGCGCTGCTTATCGGATCGAGCCGCAACTACCTGGGCGTGCACTATCCCACTGATGTGCTGGTGGGCTTTCTGGCCAGCACGGCCTGGGTGTATGGACTGTACGTGCTGATGCGCCCCCGCTGGCCGTCCCTGACGGTCAAGGAGTCAGAAAAGGCGGACACCCCGCAACTGTGA
- the uvrC gene encoding excinuclease ABC subunit UvrC, with protein MRFDDLPVLPTTPGVYIFRKGGTPIYIGKANNLRSRVGQHFKAGGKSGKFTALADTLEFITARNEVEALVLEANLIKQHRPHYNVTLKDDKHYPFLKLTNETYPMLVVTRRVLKDGGSYYGPYPDSSAVRRVKHLIDTMFPLRKNSGLPLQKKARPCLNYHMGRCLGPCIDAAPVDDYRRVVEDVKSLLEGRAAPVIARLKEDMKAAALARDFEQAGRLRDRVQAVEKLFGTEQHAFVSDETDLDFLGAAQAGEYAMVQLFRMRGGRVVGRDKRFLTGTEDSPLGEIVEAFVQDYYTQATHVPPLILLPADFDDTPIWSAFLSEKAGRRIEMRTPKRGDKVDLVEMAQRNANTGLESELALLERRGDHPGLDALREALALPDRPWRIEGYDNSNLFGTNIVSGMVVFEGGRARRGEHRRFKVRGLDHPDDYTSMKQTISRRFTGSLADKLPLPDLILIDGGRGQVNAALDALREAGIQVPVVGLAKREERLILPGRYGAQWWLENGTEIGVDRELLLPQTHPALRMLIGVRDEVHNYAVTYHRKLRGQDMLRSVFDDLPGIGQKRRDALLEHFTSLEDLAAAPVEQIAAVPGMTTRAAQSVKTFLAQRAANQAPITS; from the coding sequence ATGCGTTTTGACGACCTTCCCGTGCTGCCCACCACGCCCGGCGTGTATATCTTCCGCAAGGGGGGGACGCCGATCTATATCGGGAAGGCCAACAACCTGCGGTCACGCGTCGGGCAGCACTTCAAGGCCGGCGGCAAGAGCGGCAAATTCACGGCGCTCGCAGACACGCTGGAATTCATCACCGCACGCAACGAGGTTGAGGCTCTGGTTCTGGAAGCCAACCTCATTAAGCAGCACCGCCCGCATTACAACGTCACGCTGAAGGACGACAAGCACTACCCGTTCCTGAAACTGACCAACGAGACCTACCCCATGCTGGTGGTCACGCGGCGCGTTCTCAAGGATGGCGGCAGTTACTACGGCCCGTACCCGGACTCCTCTGCCGTCCGTCGCGTGAAGCATCTGATCGACACCATGTTCCCCCTGCGCAAAAACTCGGGCCTGCCACTCCAGAAAAAAGCCCGGCCATGCCTGAACTATCACATGGGCCGGTGTCTGGGACCATGCATTGACGCGGCTCCGGTGGACGATTACCGCCGGGTAGTGGAGGACGTCAAAAGCCTGCTTGAAGGCCGCGCGGCACCTGTGATCGCCAGACTCAAAGAGGACATGAAAGCCGCCGCCCTGGCCAGGGACTTTGAACAGGCTGGCCGGCTGCGGGACCGCGTGCAGGCCGTCGAAAAGCTGTTCGGAACCGAGCAGCACGCCTTCGTGAGCGACGAAACGGACCTTGACTTTCTCGGGGCGGCGCAGGCCGGCGAATACGCCATGGTTCAGCTGTTCCGGATGCGCGGCGGGCGGGTTGTGGGGCGAGACAAGCGTTTCCTGACCGGAACTGAGGACAGCCCGCTGGGCGAGATTGTCGAGGCCTTTGTGCAGGACTACTACACGCAGGCCACGCATGTTCCCCCTTTGATCTTGCTGCCGGCCGATTTTGACGACACCCCGATCTGGAGTGCCTTCCTGTCGGAGAAGGCTGGACGCAGGATCGAGATGCGCACCCCCAAGCGGGGCGACAAGGTGGATCTGGTCGAGATGGCCCAGCGCAACGCCAATACCGGACTGGAATCCGAGCTCGCGCTGCTGGAGCGCCGGGGAGATCATCCCGGCCTCGACGCCCTGCGTGAAGCGCTGGCCCTGCCTGACCGTCCCTGGCGGATCGAAGGGTATGACAACAGCAACCTGTTTGGCACCAACATCGTGTCCGGCATGGTGGTCTTCGAGGGTGGGCGGGCACGGCGCGGCGAGCACCGCCGGTTCAAGGTGCGAGGACTGGACCACCCTGACGATTACACCAGCATGAAACAGACCATCAGCCGCCGCTTTACCGGAAGTCTGGCTGACAAGTTGCCGCTGCCGGACCTGATCCTGATCGACGGCGGGCGGGGGCAGGTGAACGCCGCACTGGACGCCCTGCGTGAGGCTGGCATTCAGGTTCCGGTGGTCGGCCTGGCCAAACGCGAGGAACGCCTGATTCTGCCGGGACGCTATGGAGCGCAGTGGTGGCTGGAAAACGGAACTGAAATTGGCGTGGACCGTGAATTGCTGCTGCCTCAGACACATCCGGCGCTGCGGATGCTGATTGGCGTTCGCGATGAGGTGCACAACTACGCCGTGACCTATCACCGCAAATTGCGCGGTCAGGACATGCTGCGCAGCGTGTTCGACGATCTGCCGGGAATCGGGCAGAAACGCAGGGACGCCCTGCTGGAGCACTTCACCAGCCTCGAAGACCTGGCAGCTGCGCCGGTCGAGCAGATTGCAGCGGTGCCGGGGATGACCACCCGCGCGGCCCAGAGCGTCAAGACCTTTCTGGCGCAGCGGGCGGCCAATCAGGCGCCCATTACCAGCTGA